In Oncorhynchus masou masou isolate Uvic2021 chromosome 11, UVic_Omas_1.1, whole genome shotgun sequence, the genomic stretch tcatcgatgcacttattgatgaagccagtgactgatgtggtgtacaactcaatgccatcggaagaatcccagaatatattccagtctgtgctagcaaaacagtcctgtagcttagcatgtgcttcatctgaccacttttttacaTTTTCCCTCTTTTtatacacatgttgtattcggagcatgtgacaaataatatttgatttgaattaTGTCTTCCACtcatttctctcactctctctctcatcagacaGCTGGGGCCATGGAGTCCTCTGAAGAGGCGCTGCGCACCTTCGTCCAAGTGGTCAGTGAGAAGTACAACCCAGAGAATTTCCCATACTGCCGTGGGAACGGCATGGGTGTTGTAGTGCTTTCCAGTCCACAGGGGTCGCCCATTAAAGGTGAGCGGTCAAGGCGCTATATCTTATGATGCCTtcaaattagaggtcgaccgatttaatcggaatggccgatcggaaatcggtatttttggacaccgatttggcagatttgttttttttacacctttatttaatctttatttaactaggcaagtcagttaagaacacattcttattttcaatgactgcctaggaactgtgggttaactgcctcgttcaggagcagaacgacagattttcaccttgtcagctcggggattcaatcttgcaaccttacaattaactagtccgacgctctaaccacctgcctctcattgcactccacgaagagactgcctgttacgcgaatgaagtaagccaaggtaagtttaatgctagctagcaacttatcttataaaaaacaatctatcaatcataatcactagttaactacacatggttgatgatattactagtttatctatcgtgtcctgcgttgcatataatcgatgcggtgcgaatcgttgctccaatgtgtacctaaccatgaacatcaatgcctttcttaaaatcaatacacagaagtatataattttaatataatataattttaaacctgcatatttagctaaaagaaatccaggtttgCAGACAATATTatccaggtgaaattgtgtcacttctcttgcgttcattgcacgcagagtcagggtatatgcaacagtttgggccacctggctcgctGCGAACTAATTTGCTAGTTTACtagttgtgcaatgtaacaggaatatttagacttagggatgccattagataaaatacggaatggttccgtatttcactgaaagaataaacgtcttatTTTTgggatgatagtttccggatttgaccatattaatgacctaggctcgtatttctgtgtattatgttataactaagtctatgatttgatagagcagtctgactgagcagtggtaggcagcagcaggctcgtaagcattcattcaaacatcactttcgtgcgttttgccagcagctcttcgttgtgcgtcaagcattgcgctgtttatgacatcAAGCATATCAACTCACGAGATTAGgcttgtgtaaccgatgtgaaatggctagctagttaggggggtgcgcgctaatagcgtttcaaacgtcactcgctctgagacttggagtggttatTCCCCTTGATCTGCaagggtaacgctgcttcgagggtggccgTTGTCGTTGTGtttctggttcgagcccaggtaggagcgaggagagggacggaagatatacttttacactggcaatactaaagtgcctataagaacatccaatagtcaaaggtatatgaaatacaaatggtatagagagcatggggcggcagggtagcctagtggttagagcgttggactagtaaccgaaaggttgcaagttcgaatccccgagctgacaaggtacaaatctgtcgatctgcccctgaacaggcagttaacccactgttcctaggccgtcattgaaaataagaatttgttctttgttctgacttgcctagttgaattaaggtaaaataaaaataaaaatagtcctacaattcctataataactacaacctaaaacttcttacctgggaatattgaagactcatgttaaaaggaaccaccagctttcatatgttctcatgttctgagcaaggaacttaaacgttagctttcttacatggcacatattgcacttttactttcttctccaacactttgtttttgcattatttaaaccaaattgaacatttttcattatttatttgaggctaaattgattttattggtttattttaagttaaaataagtgttcattctgtattgttgtaattgtcattattacaaataaatgtaaaaaaaaaaatagtcagattaatcggtatcggctttttttgatcctccaataatcggtatcggcgttgaaaaatcataatcggtcgacctctacttcaaATGCTCATCAGAAGTGGGAAATACGAGGTTCCAATTGGGCAACAGCCACTTGACCGCCCTCCCAAGTTGGATTTCCGAGTGGGAATGTTGGAGATAATTTTACCTGAGTTGTGACGTATTGTCTTTTCAATCAAAAGGTGATGACGCAAATACATTTTTGACATTGTCAATATGGATAGTGTAGCTAGTTTGACTCTGTTGGCAACGTTAATCAAGCTAATTAACTTTATAATTCGCAACGTTAGCTAGCTCATCTACTTAGATTTAATATCATTGGATGAGTCATTATTCCGACACAATCATGTCAAATTTATGACTTCATAACTGGGATGCTTCCCAGTTCCAACGACCATTTAAAGGCAGTAATTAAGTAATAACTTTGTGGTTAGGTGGCTTATGTATCTTTTCTCTCTTGCATTTGTCTCGCTCCCTGCTAAACTGTTTTAGTGAATGGAAGATCATTTATAGTCTGATGACCATGTCTGAAAAAGTTGTTATTCCTCAAAGCAGAAGAGTCAAGGGCCACACTCCAACCTACTTACCTTTTTTCTCAGAAAAACATAGTTAAGAGGTAAGAACTATATGTAGGCCTACTCAAATGCATTATATAAGGTAATTACGCAAGTTTTCATCTTCGAGTTACCCAGGAATACTGCATGTAGGCCTACTACTGTATCCCTTATATATGGTATTCACACACATGAGTCATTCTCTCATGCGTTAGCTTATCCCCAAGGACACTGCCTATGTAGTGATGTAAATGAGTAATAACAAGAAGTGATACCAGGCTTTTGTCCATCATGTATTGTACATGTCATTCAATAAAGAACAATTATTCACTAGAAAGATTGTTGTTTCTCTCCAGATCGTCTGAATCTGCCGAGTGTGCTGGTCCTGGACGGCTGTGGCATCAGTAAAGCTGGGGACGAAGCTGAGGTGGCCACCTTTTGTGCCCATGTGGTGGAGCTGGACCTGTCCCACAACCAGCTACAAGACTGGGGGGAGGTGGGTACTGTagttctcctcatcctcctcagccCGGCTGTCATGTAATGGACCATTCCTTTATCAGCAGCTAGCTATTAGCAGGAAGGCTTGCACTACAGAGAGTTTTGCCTTATTTTCTACACATCAAGAGTGTTGTTTTATCCAGAAAGTATTTTTGAAAGCCCAATAGCTGGTGATTTTGTAATGTCCAGTATCTCCTGGCTAGCATTAAATAAGCATGTAACAATGGTGAAAGAAACGGATTGTATCCACGAGCGGCTACCTACCACGCCACACAAAACAATTGCCCAAAAACATCATTCTACAAACAAATTCAACGAACAAGACCTTCATCTGTCAGTCAGTTCCAATTGCGCCAATCTGTCTTTGGTTTGCCAGATATGCAGCATCGTGTATACTATCTACAATTGGGTTGCcagtacagtcagtcagtacGTGTGATAGCGCCAATCTGTCTTTGGTTTGCCAGATATGCAGCATCGCGTATACTATCTACAATTGGGTTGCcagtacagtcagtcagtacGTGTGATAGCTCCAATCTGTTTTTTTTGGGTTGCGAGATCTGCACGATTGTGTCTAACATCCCCAACCTGGACTTCCTTAACCTGAGTATGAACCCTCTGAGTGGGATTGAGCTGGAGCCGGGCCTGGCTGAGGTGTTCTTCCGGGTCCGCCGCCTGGTCCTCATCAACACGCGTGTCACCTGGGACacggtacacacactcacacgccagACCCCTGAGTAAGTCATGACAGACACTGGACAGTGAATCACATGACGTGAATACAcgaatgtgtgtgttttgtatttcagtaTTTAGCTATTTgtctatgtgttttgtgtgtttttgccATTATACCTTTGACCTTCTCAAGTTCAGGCTTGTCCAGGCATGTATTATATTTACTTGTATCCATATTTAACATGTATTTCAACGCCATATAcatgtctatgaatttgagggGCTACATTTCCCAAGCCCTGTCCCATAGCTGTATACCAAAACAAGTGGTGCCATTTTGGGTTTAAGGCATGTATTATATTTCCGTGTATCATGTTCAGGGCATGTTCAGGTATGTCCTGGATACTGTAGTTCCATGTATCTCGTAACTCTGGGGATCAGATTCCCTTCCCCCAatgctaaccttaaccattactgTGGAGAATGTGAAATCTACCaaagatcagcatctaggggcaacttcaccctactcaTATCTCATACTTTGTATTTTGATTCCATTTACACACAGCTACCTCTTTTTGACGCTTATACCCCCCTGTAGGTTAGAGGAGCTCTTCCTTTGTCTGAATGAGTACGACCAAGTGGCCGAATCCCCGGTTCCCTGCCCCTCCCTGCGCCTGCTTCAGATCACAGACAACCAGCTACAGGAGTGGGACGAGGTGCGTAAGTTTGGGCCCATGTACCCAGGCCTGCAAAACCTGGTGTTGTCCAACAACAAATTGGGCTCTGTGGAGGAGGACACACCTCAGGACACACTGCAGCGCCTGTTCCCTAACCTGCGCAGCATCAACCTCAACAACTCAGGTATCCGAAGGGAGGGTCACGcattcacacacattcacatgctcATACAGCATgatcacatgcacacatgcatagCATGAAGATACACCTACGCAAACATACTCGTACACAGCATGATGATTCGCACACACAGAGCATGAGCATACAGACAGatatccctctttcctctctacccAATTATACTCTTTCCATTCACTATTTTTTCTCTTACTACTCCTCTGcttctgtacctctctctttcccctctgccGGACAGGGAATCCTTTAAAAATCAGGAGGTCGAGTTAGTTCTTTTACATTCCAATGTATTTTAAATGTACGTTTGGCATTTCaagtctttaaaaaaataaaaaatatgtacaCACACCTCAGAAAAGAGCACTCTGAGCCTTCTGATGTGAAAATAGATGTATTGTACTACGTCCGTACACCATATTCAATACTGTATCCTGGAATTCCATAGAGAATgagttctgatgtgtgtgtgtgtgtgtgtgtgtgtgtgtgtgtgtgtgtgtgtgtgtgtgtgtgtgtgtgtgtgtgtgtgtgtgtgtgtgtgtgtgtgtgtgtgtgtgtgtgttaaagggcTGAACCGATGGGAGGACATAGAAAGGCTGAATTTCTTCCCTAAGCTGGAGGAGGTGAGGCTGATGGGGCTTCCTTTACTGCAGCCCTACACAAACAAAGAGAGACGCAGCCTCACCGTGGCacagtgagtacacacacacattttagtcatttagcagacgctccaaAGTGACATTaatcttaaggtagctaggtaAGACAACCACATTGCACAGTCATAGTACGTAAAACCTTTCCTCACTAAAGCGGCTATCAGCAAAGTCACTGCTCGTAACACAAACACTTGTATTTTCTTAGTTCAAGAAAGGTGCAAATAGAAACGGTAGGATGTGATTTTATCTATTTGTTTTTTAATCGGGTCGGGGAGGGCAAGTGCTTTGGGATTATTCAAGATACCTTTTGAAGaggcacacacacgcgcacacacctgTTTGATTtgacacacgtcacacacactcatacatattGTTTGTCCTTTTTGCAGGTTGCCATCTGTGTCTGTGTTAAACGGTAGTGTGGTGacggaaggggagagagaagacgcTGAGAGGTTCTTCATCAGACACTACCTGGACTTTCCTGAAGAGACGCTGCCTCAAAGGTACTGTTGACACACACTAGAGCCCTCCTCTGAGACACCTACTGGGCCTTAACAATGGACGGGAATCCCTTTGATTCACTACCTCTCAGCTACCTCCTACCTCTTTCTGCTAATGTTCCCTCCCCCCAGTGTTCTATTGTCATCTCAGGACTTCCCGTGATGGGAATTTCAGGGGGGGTTGGTTTGGGCCCATGCTGGAAAGCTGATTGGCCCGCGCTTTTTGCCTGCCACATTCCACGTAACCTTAGGAGAATGCAAGGGAGGAATTTGCGGGGGAAGAGCGTGTTCCCTGACTGGGGGAAGAGCGTGTTCCCTGACTGGGGGAAGAGCGTGTTCCCTGACTGGGGGAAGAGCGTGTTCCCTGACTGGGGGAAGAGCGTGTTCCCTGACTGGGGGAAGAGCGTGTTCCCTGACTGGGGGAAGAGCGTGTTCCCTGACTGGGGGAAGAGCGTGTTCCCTGACTGGGGGAAGAGCGTGTTCCCTGACTGAGGGAAAGTAACATTTGCGAGACAATGGCGCCAGTCTCTGCCCACTCAATGACTTCTTTGTGCCTTGGAATACTCAGATCGGAAAACCGATACACAAGGTGGCAGGTAGATTTGTATTTTTTACCTCCTTTGCTTGTTCaccctcttttttttttttcttagggGGGGATCGAGAGGTTGACTCATTTCCGTGTGTAACCGGAGCTGATGTAGCCCAAAACTTGACTCCAAACCGACACAGTGTCTCAGATTAAAAGGGTACTGCAATGGAAGTGTCTAAAAGCCACAAACCATTCTCTTTAGGTTTTCTTTTTCTCTTTGCATTTtaaaagcagggagagagagagaaagggtcttGGGTCTAAGCCTGTttctttgtgtatgtgtgcatgtgtgggtacacatgtggatgtgtgtgagagtgtgttggaTGCGGTCAGTGAGCACTGGGAAGGACTTAGGCGGCCGGGCTATCCCCTTTTGGCGGAGGTGCTATGAGAGAGGAGGGGCTATGAGAGGGGTGGGTAAGGatagaagggagagggagaggattgggcttgggataaggagagggaaagaaagcaGGGCCTACAGAGAAGGGTAGAAGGGAGAGGTGAAGGGGCTTATGGTGTGAAGAGAAGGTAGAGGTGAAGGGGCTTATGGtgt encodes the following:
- the LOC135548881 gene encoding tubulin-specific chaperone cofactor E-like protein, which encodes MESSEEALRTFVQVVSEKYNPENFPYCRGNGMGVVVLSSPQGSPIKDRLNLPSVLVLDGCGISKAGDEAEVATFCAHVVELDLSHNQLQDWGEICTIVSNIPNLDFLNLSMNPLSGIELEPGLAEVFFRVRRLVLINTRVTWDTVHTLTRQTPELEELFLCLNEYDQVAESPVPCPSLRLLQITDNQLQEWDEVRKFGPMYPGLQNLVLSNNKLGSVEEDTPQDTLQRLFPNLRSINLNNSGLNRWEDIERLNFFPKLEEVRLMGLPLLQPYTNKERRSLTVAQLPSVSVLNGSVVTEGEREDAERFFIRHYLDFPEETLPQRYHVLVSKYGRLAPLAEVDLRPRCLATLEVRWGERTETLSLRLEQTVGELKKELRALVDLPANGMRLYYIARELGSALGPEEMKYGSRALHSYMIQDGDEILVVPKTKSRTISSTSLDS